Genomic DNA from Choristoneura fumiferana chromosome 16, NRCan_CFum_1, whole genome shotgun sequence:
ccacagttgaaacggacggcgttttaaaattcaaatctcaacgacaatttcaatctataccctaaagttaactaaatattgttgcattaactaaattcaaatacgttaacggttcaattcaaattctacctactagttttcatcaagttaaatttaaaccgtaactgacgccaattatactttcactaatattgttcaccgctgcttcaagtgaaacagttattttaaatttagtgactgccaaccactgaatttgaaattctaacgattcaaatcatttttaaataacgtatttgaaatacctacaattttatagaaaagcaacgatatttctatatttttaaaatatctgaaccactatttagatctttcatcaaaatcagtttatcattatctcggtaaacacactgacattttttttcctatacccaaattttactatttattttaacttcaacgcggtcttttaattaattttacattcGAACATTACTGGGAGATACACAACACTATTATTTCTTGTGTCCTACTTGTTAATTTAATAGCACTGTAACATACGGAGAGTTAAATTTAGGTACTGTGTGTCGAAGAAATACCACATCTGGCATACAACTACACAAACCACCATCACAACTCACAACATTCATATCATACTACTCGAGTGCTTGCTAAAAATCAACTGGTCGCAGAGTTAATAAAACCAGTTATCTCTTATTTCTTATATATTATGCGTGTGCTCTCTATTTTCGACCGTCTGTTCCCTGCTTAGAGATCATTATACTTGGATCGCGAACAGACAGGTTAacgttttttataaaatagattaGGGTAGTACTCTTACATTTAACTGCGGTATTTCGTAACTATGCTCTGCCATAGAATTACTTACCGCTCCCTCAAGCGCAGGTAGTGACCGCGCACGCTATATCAATGATAAACAACCTAATTACTTGCCTCGCAAGGTTGTTTACATGTTAATGCACCTAGATCAGCAGCCACACGCATCGCTTTCCACTCAGCCATGTTTAACTCCGGCTCATGCGCAagcatgttatttttaaaaacctcTTATCTCACTTTCTTATCACGTACCTTGACGCCCAATTCtatttatatatacttaaattaacttattaGCGCTGCGCATCCGCGCGCAGACAAATCTTAGTCTCATctcttttattattaacttcttTTAATCTGATAACTCGCGTGCTTAACACTTCaaattttgtacttaatacttcgCTAGGCCCTCTCGCGGTCAATCTATAATtgcaataatattaattaatctgTCCTAAGCCcttacccgagaacttgcaactcgttaaaaagtattttaaaatttgaattacggaacccgtgcggttggtaacacgtaaaatatgcccttagcctctgtaattcaaaactctaatgattggaacggatggtaatttcaatcacagatttaattaattgtctatatatttttatgaatgcatacaacgtccaccttccattaacacattttattcctttgacataagggtcaacaagcctctgttgttgtttgacccgccatgagagtagaagtatgatcatagtatgagagacgacgtatgtaagcgttatgtcatagtgtatttttttttatcgaaatttgctatgaggctcaaatttcttttggagggacgggcgtactgtcacgatgcacataggcgatcgctgacatcttagttagctcagtgtaagctagatggcgcttacttcaataagggatctctgagcagaatggcggacgaactctagaggtcgccaccgtagttttctcttgactcatttatttacgtaataatatgtatttaatatttatttattatttacttatttatttataaaagtaggcattttattacactcatttactacacgagtttgtacgactaaatatatctataaccaactcacccttgaccgtttttgtcggccaaggggggtgctgtcgatcagctgtgaccgggggaattctaactgtaatattctcgcccttaaaagctgaagcacagctgtaagaCACAGATTCAACAGCTcagactacactaaacagctctctcgaaagctccatacgcccagacttggcaccttcgtacggcttacaccttcgtacggcttacaacctttgtacggctcacaaaccttcgtacggcttacaaccttcgtacggcttacaagctccgtacgactacagctttctccgctctgcacggctacaactttcaaagctccgttcggctacagctctcacggctcaggcggctcctttacgccctaacctgacactaagccctgacggccctaacttccggagtactgcacatccttcctggctcgtccaagaccctgatcgttccggcgtggaacacttgtccaggctgctcgtcctgccgccctaaggccccttttgacctcggcaccgacgaccactcagctggaccaggcccccctgctgtggccagcctcttcgctccgggttcttctctccgactccagggaagtgtaggccagggagaccgaataatcagaaccacctctcaataaaatcgcttgaacttactacctgagattctcgtgatactttcacttttaattttgtcaaattaggcctgttattttttgtgttcaatttttaattaaaaaattgttaaaaagtcttattgttttactcaaagaataacttactaggcctcctttaaggtcaaacctcccctcaagaggtctgcccttgacacaTTAACGCTTCACTCTAACGTATATTTTCGTAGGCGCAAAAGTTAAGTTAATGGGAAGAAGAACGGGTGATAAACTGATAAAACACAAAGGAATGTCCAAGCACATTGAAACAGAAAGATGATCACACACAATACTTGATGACCAGTCACCTTAAGGCTAAACAAGTAacatttgatatacttaatccTCAATGTGACTGGTTTTAAGTTAGTAGCATGCAACACAAACCTGCATAGCTTTCGACAACTTCTGCGTAGATTTCGTAATAGGCGACATGGACGCTCTTCTAAAATTCATTGTGTAGGGAGTGGCACAGTCCTCAACAATAGGCGTCTCTGGGATCCCTGGTGTGCTCGTGAGGTAATTAATTTGGAAATCTTCGTCCCTCATCGGTCTCTTCTTCGGGGTTTCTTGTATCGGACTATCGTGAGATAAATCGTTGTCCGAACCAGTATCTTGTTCATCAAAGCAAGAGACGCAAGACGTTGGTGTGGCTCTGATGACAGTGTGTCGCTTCTgatatttcttatttatattcTGTGATGCCGATAGCAACTTCGAGCGAAACAATCTAGAGCCTTTTTTGGTGTTTTTGGGCGTCTCCGCGGCGTCTATCATACTTAAATTCGGCTCAGAAACGAACTTAGGACTTTGTTTTCTACGCCGACTTATGGCGCCTTCTGATAATGTGCTTTCGTTGCTAGCGTCcgattcataatcatcatcatctagtGATTCAGAACTGGCTATTTTGTGGGCTAGATTTTTTAGAACAATGTTCTTATGTAATACATCGTTTTTGTCGTCAAGACGCTTCTTGCATTTCTGTGGATAAGGCATGCGTTTAGGACATGATGCGGGTTAGAGACAGGCAAAACACAGACAGGAAGAAGTAAAGATGAATATTTAACATATAACCTGCCCCATTAAAGATACAATTCAAAAATTAGTAACACTTTTctaatttactttacttttaactTACTTGCTTTGTGCAAACACGTAAAGCAAGTGCAGTGAAgactttaagagcgtttatacctgctgagctggcaactctgcatttttgttagtttttctcgattattccataaaaattgaaagaaaattaaaaatgttttctgatagaacacttctcaATATACAAGTTAATGTGTcttctccaataattattcgtgatagacttatatattccttaaaaacgaattaatgtttatgaccggtttttaaagaaaataaaagtctataacgaataattattggagtagacagaCACATTATTAAGaagtttttatggaataatcgagaaaaactaacaaaaatgcaacgttgccagctcagcaggtataaacgctcttaaatagcGCAGATTATACTAACCGTCAGGCCATCAAAAAATACCGAACAAGTTTGTTATTcgttggtttttttttgcccCCTACCCTTGCTTCTTTAGCAAGACGTTTTTTTGCCaatatcaacatgacattacaCACATGAGACTGTTCCGTTTATGAACTTTTGATTTTAGGGTAGAAAGAGTCAGGAGACCTTATTTGTGGTTGAAATATTCCAAATAAATTTTGACACAGTGTATGCATATTAAAAATAGATGAAATTCTATAGCCTGACGGTTGATGCGTTTCTAGTAACatgttaatgtttattaacaataataaagATGATTCACGATGCGAAACATACAATGTTAGTTAAGAATTATGTTGAAGACGGTTCAgagaaaatattcaaaaattgaTGATAAGATAACAATAGAGAGGCGTCATTTCGTAAGAGATGTTACTTTGGAACTTTTTTGAAGAGTGAGGATTTGGCAGTCGATGTAAGTGTAAAAAGGATAAATATTCATATTCCACATTACCTCTTCGACGGAGTTAATAGCGGAGCCCGAGCCTTTCTTCGGGGTCTTATTGAGGAGCCCCTTGTTGAATATGTGGCGTTTGATGGAGTCCCCGAAACTGCGCGAACCCGCCACTTTACCCGTTCTTTGGATTTGTATTGGAGTGCCTGTAACACCAATAGTGTCGTTTCAAAAGCGCTTTCTTTTTAAACTAGATTCCAATATTAATCTGAGGAATcccactaatactataaatttttaatgctatatatagatatatatatacgaATTATAGCCAAGTTCAAAGAAAAAGGAACCAGCGACGATATTTACACGAACCATTTCGAGCTACTTTTGACCCCTTCACAACTCGAAACCTATTTCATCTacatacatgaaatttggcacatttATTCAAGCttcatttatttcagtttgCCAAAATTTCATGAATATGGCTCAAACAACTATTGATTGAAAATATTAACGTTGAAAAACCGACATTTTTATGACTGACTCACTGACTTAGCGATCCAAAACCTAACCCACTTCCAGATGACCTAACCTAGAAACTTGATACTAGCATCATGGTATTATTAGGCGTATAATTAaggaaaaaaatctgaaaacctTAACTGACCTAGGAAACTACCCAATTCGACcctcaactttttagtgtagctggtTACCATGGtaactataattaattaactcaCTTCACATCCTTTTCTTACATTCCGGCTTTTTGTCAATTTGTATTGCTTTTTTATGTTATTAGTATGTATAAGTGTTGTAtgtaaagcggcaattacaccgAGCCGTTCGCCACCACCACCAAAGTTccaccgcaaaagtgtaaagaacacggcaGTCGGCCGCATCCGgcgctgccaccgccttaatatatggccgccgcagtagacggacagactaatgtaaaggcgacagTCGTTCACCGaagtagttttaaataaattcggcgaccgcattaggtgagtGTAATTGTCgcttatgtatttatatatgtcggcggccgatggtaaaatccgccagatcacgaaatttggggtgtgcaataaagaataattgttttgtattgtattgtaacgtctcctgagtcacttattaaaagtatgattttatggggtataAATCCActaaagttaggagttgtgacagttttaaggcaattccttcgtTGCTCGTTTCCTAAACATGCTAGTAGTACATTGCAAACTTTTTTCTAAGTAAGTTTATCACTGAATAGCCGTTACCCGACTcagtctgcgtagaattcggttgTCCAGCGACAACCCGCTGGAACTATGTAAttgtccgggataaaaactatcctatgtccttcccggggactctgtataccgagtttcatctaaattggtgcagtggtttggacgtgatgaagtaacaaacaaacagacctacaaactttcgcatttataatattagcaggatgtctcctgagttacggaaCGGAATAACAATACTAAAAAGTTGATCATACCGTATCCGTTCTGCCGATTGAAGTGTTTGATGAGCCGGCGCTTGTGCGTGGACTCGGGCAGCGCCTGTATGTGCGCATAGAGTTGTGCGAGCGCCGTGTCCGTGGGGTTTGAAGAGTTCTCGGCAGCCGTCCGGCCGCGGTCCACGAATGTATACACCGTGTTCGCCGCCgttctgtgaatatttatttagttatctatttattattattattatttattattatttatataatgcacaggcagcttatagctgatgcgtgcatatcattgttcacttgtgtaattgtcttcaaagtacttatcaagtctgtttttaaaagtattcactgaaggtgcactgaTCACTGTCTCGGGCAAACTGTTCCACTGTTTCACGACGCGGTTGCCCAGGAAATGGCGCCTGGGGTTGCTTGTACTTAGAGTGCGTATCAGTTTCAGAGAGTGACCTCGCAGCCTCTCATTCATGCTCCGTTCATGTCTCAttcatttgacaaaaaatacataatacataatattacaaTTTTCCGTCAgcctccaaactaggctgagcctgtaataattaaattatgattcTATGTACGTCTTACGTATAaatttatacaattaaataaattgtgtggtggtggtgttaATATATGTGGTTATGATGATAAGTGTACGAGCGTATGGTTACATAAgggttatttaaattttaaaacaatgagGTTTTGGAAGCTTATATtgagaataaaaatacaatcattgTTGAAACACGCGTGTGGTCGGTCTGGCTGTTAGCGGCGAATGTGCGGTGCTTGATGCCGGCGGCGCGGGGCAGCCTTAACCCCCGCGGTCGCCTGATGACGTAGCTTGCGCGGGCGCGAAGTGAAAGGAAAACACAGTCGAAAATGTCTAAAGGTGATCACAGGATCTAGGCCGaataaatttaagttacaaCAATACGCCTGCGCAGTGAGCATTTTTTGGAAAGAGCGAAATCATTTTAGCCGATTCTAAGGCGGTACGCTTGCGCTAGTCGAATTTTAACAGTTATTGGTCAAACGTTTGCGCCATAGTGATGGCCGCCATTATGTTCGGTGCCGCGCCAAACGTCACCCCGACAGTCAGTCGTTTACCTGTCATTGCATATTCTATCTTGCCCCAACGAAATAAGTTGCTTATTGCATTGGTATGGAAAAGAAAAATCATAGAACAAGACTAAGATACATAATGAAACCTATAAATGCACCGCCCTGAATGCAGATGCAAGATGCAATGAACCCTTCTGAAAATAATCCTGCCGGCGCTCATGTGCATTGGTGCTTACATTGGGTTTAGTTCGGTTTTTGTCAACACTCGTCTGCGTGGAtttaaggtaggtatatttctCTACCTGTACAGTGTAATAATGTTGTACCTGCAAAGGCGCACAATAATGCCGAAAACTTAATTTGTAATTTCTTAGTTTTATATAGATAACAATTCGGAATAATTTGTCATTAATTGTGGAGTTCTAAGGGGGAGAACTTGTTCAAAAATGGACGTTTTTCCGGCTTATGTATGACTGATGCCTTAGTAACTAATTATGGCGGTATTGAACAGACTCGGTGCCAGCCATGAGACTGGAATATTTCTAAAGATATGagtaaacttaaaatatactcACTTATCTGAGATACTCTCATCGAGATGCTGCCTCGATTCCCTGGCGCTCAGGTAAGCGGCTGCGTCAGTGACCAGCTGAGCTGGTGCACGGAACAGGCTCGGCGCCAGACGGATCATGAGGCTAATGACAGGGACAGGGCGATGGCGTCCGCATGGAAAGTCTCTGGAGACAGCTGGAAAAGCAGATACATTTTTGTTTAAAGCGAAGGTTCTTAATATGGGTGATAACTGCAGATAACGCTCGCGTTCAACACTTTCAGGGGATGTAAAAAAAGAGGCCGGAtgtaaaatttctgttttcacaatttgaaccaaatatcaatgaagtaaagttcaaattataATTCTTATGTCATACCTGTGTATGTATATTACGCCAGGCCCTACgaggataaatataattttgagtAAGTATAacagaatttaaattaaataggtcGTATTGTACTACGAATAAATAGTCTAAGTAAGTCGGGAATTGTAACTGTGTTATAAAAATGGCTTTGCGTAtcctagtcatcatcatcatcccagcctatatacatcccactgctgggcgaaGGCCTCCtatcggaatgagagggcttgggccgtagttcccacgcaggcccagtgcggattgggaacttcacactcaccattgaattgcttcgcaagatgtgcaggtttcctcacgatgttttccttcaccgaaaagctcgtggtaatttcgcACAAAACCACCGAGGTCGAGgatcgaaaaactcaagaggtgcgagccggggtttgaacccacgatcctctgcttgagtggccataggtcaaaccactcggccaccacggctttttttgcGACTTTTTTTCGGCGTGTCCtagtaggcggggcttaaaaaCCGTGTTCTGCGCGTCATCTGACGAAGCATCACgcgcgcaaaccaatccctgctttgtttctgaattttaaccaatcaacaagcacgtctatttccaacctcgaaaatgattcgtatttgaatcataagttgttttggtttaattaaagtatggccacttttttgTGGAATTTtccgcttcctgacttattaccTTCATAACACACGTTATCCTAGCATGTAGGTCAGGGGTCTTACCCGATGACTTCTGACAAGCGCATTTGACTtagtttcacttttttttttttcgcagaggTCGTACGACGGCGACAGTGATCATAAGGCGAGTGTGGCTGCCGGTCGGAGTCACGAACGTGACGTCGCCGTGTCTTCCCCCGCGCACCTCGTCCCGTGCGGGTGGTTCTCAACAATCATCATGatatcagccttaggacgtccactgtcaaacataggcctccccaatcctccatttgcttcggttagaagcggcctgcatttGCCGTGAATCCGCGGCCTTAACCTCTACACCGGCACAAAATAAATGAactgacgtgctctgtacgccacagaaaaaccagcgacacatcaacttgatttttaatagcattgcagaaggattaatttcgagttgaatgttggtcatgtatagatggCCATGGCGTGtgcggcattccattggctgtcacgactggatgacacTGGCGGGGAAAAGGTTAACCAGGTtctccgtccatctcgttacgACTCATCGTCTAGTGACAGTAGAATGCTCAGATAAAATCAAGAGATGTTACTTAGTTAGTAAAAGAAGGGTGCGGCTAATGTACGACCCCGTATTTGTTGATCCGGAGGGAATGATATGATAATAATGCATGATTTGATAATTCAACGGGAACGGGAACGTACTTGACAATTAATTATGCAGAGTTCTGATCAAACTGATCCAGAGAGTCCAAAGCTAGGCACTAAAAGTACAGGACATAAAAACATGACCTAGCCAAGTTTGGGCTTGTCTGAATAAGAATGGCATACCCCACTGACAGACGAAATAAGGTTCTATGGGTTATGCTAAATAGATAATGATTAAAACTTTTACCTTTCGCGGACACAATAGATGTGGTGTAAACATGGTGGCAAGAGTGTCGGGAGACATTCTGTTGGATGCTTCATTATCAGCAACTAGACGGAGCAAAGTCAAAAGCCTTTGGAGAAAACTCCTGTGCAGCGGAGCCAGCAGTAAGAGAAGAAGCTGCAATGCGGTGAGGAGTTTAGGCTCTGACGGCTCTGCTGTTGGTGGGTATTGAGCTGTAAGAGATAATTATTGGTGATAGATTGTAAACATCAtcagaaacatgaaatttttaatattaaacaatacaaaaagaaaaacagtaaattgactttcaatattttaagtaaacttgaaacaaaaatcaaaacatgTCATACAATAAACTATGCTACTGCAGGATTTATTGGTGTCATACAAAAGATTGAAGTTGAGCAAAGTAGCATTGTCTATTGcatatttgtaatttgtttttgcttttaataaaccactTTTTTCTTATTATAAAAACAACTCACTAGCTAAAGTACAATAGGTCTGATAATACTGATCCATCAGCAAGGGCTGTGGCAGTTCTGCCAAGAAGCCCTTCAGCACGGAGGCGCAGTCATGCACAGAGAAGCGACCCTCTTCCA
This window encodes:
- the LOC141436485 gene encoding LOW QUALITY PROTEIN: uncharacterized protein (The sequence of the model RefSeq protein was modified relative to this genomic sequence to represent the inferred CDS: inserted 1 base in 1 codon), which encodes MTSSDVMLIERLRKENLDQYFTLVRMHLSFVVDINTDDVDCSTDKPKQFRWNFHKKVKNPVPTSSQTNGNGAKTGVEPSSITEDGIKRLNELIDFLSKPENVTQEGIFRRTGSLARQQELRQLLLSGSSLGLEEGRFSVHDCASVLKGFLAELPQPLLMDQYYQTYCTLATQYPPTAEPSEPKLLTALQLLLLLLAPLHRSFLQRLLTLLRLVADNEASNRMSPDTLATMFTPHLLCPRKLSPETFHADAIALXPVISLMIRLAPSLFRAPAQLVTDAAAYLSARESRQHLDESISDKTAANTVYTFVDRGRTAAENSSNPTDTALAQLYAHIQALPESTHKRRLIKHFNRQNGYGTPIQIQRTGKVAGSRSFGDSIKRHIFNKGLLNKTPKKGSGSAINSVEEKCKKRLDDKNDVLHKNIVLKNLAHKIASSESLDDDDYESDASNESTLSEGAISRRRKQSPKFVSEPNLSMIDAAETPKNTKKGSRLFRSKLLSASQNINKKYQKRHTVIRATPTSCVSCFDEQDTGSDNDLSHDSPIQETPKKRPMRDEDFQINYLTSTPGIPETPIVEDCATPYTMNFRRASMSPITKSTQKLSKAMQESIMTPRSRKPLIITCEQRDLPEQKASVEADAYQSMSLKNDSDFVSSDDETRSTASCDRSAKTSLPRSRTFEGRSLSAGDVSPLRSENTRFILSHERPNLIEQDLNTTLCDVIPKITENLILERTRSLSEPFREYLLSRSVLTATPVDLSILNNSKETEDISESLLYCLDGNMPCDLTSSIGNLAVDSVSLRSPLRNVNVDSPSRKRGAGSLIKDEESGAKKSMVQKENVCKPVTVYEIRETDL